The window CAAGCAGCCTGTACATTTACGATaatctctctgtttacatcacgaTAGGGAGGTGGTGGTTAGAGGATTATTTCCTCAGCAGCACTGCTGTTCTTATCAAAGGCCaaatccaatgtgtgtgtgtgcttgcgtgcgtgcgtgcgtgcgtgtgcgcctATGAGTGTGTTCATTCATGCGTGTGTGGCTGTGTCTAGGTTTCTCCCTGCATACCTGTGCTCCTCTGCCAGTAGACCCGGACCTGCAGCTGGCCATCCTGGTAGAAGGGGGTGCCCACATCCAACACATCAGGGATAAGGCCCTCGGAGATGGGGACCGGGCGGGCGCCAGGCCTCTGCTCCTCCCCTGATTGTGGAACAATGAAAATGGGAACAAAGCGATGTCAGATCAGATGCAAACATACACTACATGCCAAAACACTATAGCTTTCTCTTTTTACCCTCATTTTGACAGGGTGTCATGCTGAGACGAAGGTCTCTTTCACAGATCAGCCCTGTATACACaccaatatacacatcaatattcacatcaatatacacatcaatacacaaaATGCAAAACACATTCATAGGAAACAAACACACTCTTCAGTAAAAAGGTCCTCAATTGGCCTTTTCCGTCAATCCAGATACCCAGATAATTTTTCAGCTGGGACATGATCAATGAGGGCACCATCCaatgtatatacaaaagtatgtggacactccttcaaattagtggatttggctatgtcagccccacccgttgctgacagacgtatgaaatcgagcacacagccatgcaatctccatagacaaacattggcagtagaatggccttactgaagagctcagtgactttcaacgtggcaccatcataagatgccaccttttcaataagtcagttcgtcaaatttccgCCCAACTGTAATTgcagttattgtgaagtggaaacatctaggaccaacaacggctcagccacgaagagaaggccacataagctcacagaatggaagcaccgagtgctgaagcgcgtaaaaatagcctgtcctcggttgcaacactgaCTACCAAGTTTCAAACTGcgtctggaagcaacgtcagcacaagaactgctaGTATGGAGctccatgaaatgggtttccatggccgagcagccgcacacaagcctaagatcaacatgcacaatgccaagcctcggctggagtggtgtaaaattCACCACTCCACcaatacaaaccttatcaaaacaggCCTATGAGCTAtgtgtgcgactatgattagaaaaagccgcaaaaaaaggcattgtttcttatgctgggcatcattcacaagtgataatatagaattcacaagtgataggctaatattgtcacccatcagactattcttaatttaatcttgtctttacatatactaaataatatatgtgtgaaatttgttttgatttaaaaTGGTCCATTATCAGGCACCTGTCTCCAAACATGGGCAGTGGAACAAATACATGCCATCTATGCATTTAAACAGGAAATGGAGGAAGCTTTTCCCGTGGTTAATTTTCATGACAGCAAGGAAGGCTATACCCCTGTtgtaggaaagttgagaaataaatataataggcctagcctatagaaagctgatggggtcctcctctttttaatagaggccatcactctgttttctcacgcaattgcatagcctatagaaatttTGCGCAATATGAGCTCAttggctctcatgaagtgtttgattagatctTTGATTACAATTGCATTGATGCTGAGTACAAGGCAGTTTGCCAGTTTGGTAGGCTaataatgaccatcagcagcatcagagcttggagaagcctaattaccgtgataAACGGTATGAGACTGCAGTCATGACTCGTGACTGGTCATGTAGTATATCACTCTTCCAACCTCAATATACTGGGTAAATATTTAATAGAGTTGCAAAATTCTGTAAATCCTCCAACTGGGATTTCCTAGAAAAACCAGGGAACTTTGAGAATGTTCCCAGAATTTGGGGAGCCTAATTATCAAAAATGTTCCTTAACAAATGACAGCTGATAAGCTTTGACTGTTGTTGACgtactgtgttgtgtgttgaagTGCAGGGTGGCTTTGGGACTCTTCAGTGGGGTCTGTCCCCAGTAGGACACggcctgtagctccacactgTAACTCCTTTTAGCTCGCAGACTCTCCAGCTCCACATAGCTCTGCCcctggatacacacacaggacagagggGTTATGGGGTCAGGAAGACCGTGCTGTGTCCTCTGCATCCACACAACAAAAGGTACAAAGTAGGTCCAATAACCACAGCAATAACTTGCTGGGAAATGTTCATTTTCCAAAACAGACAACAACTATACAATTGCTTGGTTTGGTGTGTAAGCACTAAGCACCATGCGATTGGAAGGTTTATGCCATCAAGAGGAAAGAAAGAACAGGCTTCCACTCTACATTGTCCCAGGGAATGTCCCATGTTAATGAGTGCCTACATGTCAGGgtagaaaaagggttccaaaagggttctctcctatggggacagccgaagaacccttttagtttCTAGAACTCGACCACCAAAGCCCCTCAGACCACATCATTCCATTTCTATTGGTATGACTGACCTACCACATGGGCCCTACATGTCAAGGTAGGGGCCTTACTCTACGACTTACCCCATTgaccatcttcctcctctttgTCTTAGGTGGTGCTGTGGCCCCAGTGCTGCCTGTGGCCCAGCTCCAGGACACCTTGTAGTGGTGTACAGGGACATCCAGGTCTGAGGGGATGGACCAGCGCAGCCGGACCGACACCGCCCTCCCGCCAGGGCCAAAGGTCACGTTGGACACCCTCAGCTCAGATGGGGCAGGGGGGCCGGAGGGGTCTGGGGACGACATCATTAATCAATCAGGTGTCATTGGTCTGAAGTAGACATCAGTAGTGTTTCTGGTGTTTCTATGTTAAAccgttttgttatatttcagtcttctgtgatgtatataaagtgtaacattgggatgcaaactcaaactgtaatacatttaaactctatatctgacatggtacattTGTCTTCTTTTTataaagcccataaccatgtgtgtgaggtgtatacttcagtttcaaagtagatttgtacCACAAATcagtctgtgtgaccctgatttaaccCACTGCAGTAAAAAGGTCAATCAATCATGGAGGCATTCTCACTGACAAATGCAGCACAGCTAACCCACACCGCACATTACAGCTGCCAAATACATTAAGCTTTAGTAACTGTCTATTAAAGCTATTCATACATTGACTGGAAGGTATTACAGCTCTAGGGGGCTTAAGCACAATAAAGCACTTCAGAAATGGCCAAAAGCCAATGTAATTAGTCTGTATTCATCTTCATTACAGCCAGTGCAATATCACCCCAGGTTGTTTAAgccagcctcacacacacacccccccacccccccacacacacacacacacacacaagcagacacacaaacaaacacacacgcgcaccTTTCTTGGTGTGGATGTGGCGACTGGGAGTGGTGAACCCTCTGGTCCCGTGGACATTCACTGCTGCCACTCTGAACTGGTACCACCGGCCTGCCCGGATGTCAGCCAGCCGCGCTTTCTCCTCTGTggtctagagagagacagagagagagagagacagagagttgttTAACTTCACGAGCAATCAATACATTGCCACACAGTGAACTCTAAGTAGATTACATGAATTTGTCCCCTTATAATCAACTAAATCCAGTATTAATAAGTGAGCATCCCCCCAAAAAAGGGTGACTAACCTGTGCTACCACCTCCCACTGCGTAGCAGCATCCTCACTGGGTTGTATCCCGTAGTTCCACCTCCTCTGGACCACGTAGATGACCGGCTCGGCCGACACGTTGAATCGGGAGGACCAGCTCACCTCCATCTGGCCAGACCTCAGCTCCTCAAAACTCAGCTCCTTCCTGGGCTTCAGAGGGGCTCCTGGAAGGGTGAAGTGGGTCGTTTCAAGGTCATGTGATCATTCGATTTTAGTCATTGggcagatgttcttatccagagcaattcgTTTTTTGTTCACATAGTTAGCTCAGGGAATCAAACCTTCCACTGACATCAGTGAATTATCTAagataaagtttttttttaatctCATCTTTGAATTGGCCGACAAATTGGTTGCAGATAATATATTGGTTAACCAACCAACAAAAAATGTATGTACTGAAGTTTCCCGTCTATTTTACGAAACATACTGTGTGTACTGGAGGTTGCTGTACCTTTGTTAAGGTTCTTGGGAGGTTGGCAGGTGTGCCCACAGCCGTTGGAACAGCACTTCTTCTGGGCAGAGCACTCTCTGTCCTCCTCGCATCCCTCCACACACGCCGCCGCAAATCCGCTGGCCTTCTCAGGGGCAGGGCAGTCACCCTGCTTCACTGCCACCACCGAGCGCAGGAACTCACAACTCGTCACACACTCCCAGTGCTTCTTGGGAATTGAGCGCTGGGGTGGAGGattgggggaaagagagagagagtgttagaaagCATAGATGCTTTACTAGTAAAATAACATGCAGAAGAACTGTACAGAAACTGTAGGAAAAAGATCCGTTTCTGATTACTTACTGATTAAGGAAATTGAAGAAGCACTGAGGTAAAATATGGCCTGTGTCAGATTACTTTTGCCAAGAAAATGTCTATGGAGGAGAATCTGAACTGAACTCTACTAATTTAGCCTCTCAACACGAAGCCTCTCCTCAGCGTGTTCCTCCCCCCTAACTTAACGAAGTGGGAGGCTGTCTAAAGTCATCGTACCTCACAAAGCTCCCGACACTGGCTCTTCAGGTCCCAGGAGGCCTTGCAAGGTTCCAGGCACTTTGaaggtgagagaaacagagatggaggtgaGGGCTTGTTACACCTTCCATGCCACCACAGGAGATTTCTGAAGCAGCTTAATAAATTAAAAACGCGTCATCACGGTATTCAAAACAAATACTTGAATACTTCTTCTGCCCTCAATCTCCCTCAATATAACAGCAGAAAGTGTTACCACAAACTTTAGCAGCTTGAGGTTTATTGGGAGGAATCTTTGTATGCATCTGACATCTGTGGCTTTGTCGGTGTTCCTGACTCTCTTGAGGAAAGAACAGCTAAAGAACTTGACAGTCGGTTGCTGGACCCACATTTAATTTGGGGAACATCAGTTTAAGGGAAATAAATAGGATGTTTGAAAATCAAAGAACCACTCTTCCACAGTGTGTTTGTTATTAACTATGTGCTTCCTGTAGTGGCTTGTAAAATCTGTACTGCTGTCCTTGTCCCCTGAGAGACACTCTTCCTGCATGAGTAACCCAGGATAGGCTGCCCAGGGGAATATTCACATTTCCAATTTCATGCTGCAATGAAACACCGTGGTTGGTGGCCATGGAGGAAGGCAGTGGGGAATGTTGCATCACAATCTACAGTAAGGCTGGTGGCTCTAAGGGTCATTTGAAAGTTACCATATTAGAGTAACAATATCCATTTGATATCCAGGTTTAACTAtgctgaacacaaatataaaacgcaacatgcaacaatttcaatgattttactgagttacatttcatatgAGGCAATCAGTCAAAaaaaattaggccctaatctatagatttcacatgactgagaaggggtgcagccatgggtgggcatggtagggcatagacccacccacttgggagccaggcctagccaatcagaaaaggtttttccccacaaaaagggctttattacagacagaaatagtcctcagtttcatcagctgtccgaggggctggtctcagatgatcccgcaggtgaagaagccggatgtggaggtcctgggctggcgttgttacacgtggtctgtggttgtgaggccggttggacgtgctgccaaattttctaaaaaGACGCTGGGGGCGGCTTACGGTAGAGAAAtcaacattcaattctctggaaacagctctggtggacattcctgcagtcagcatgccaattgtacactccctcaaaactcgagacatctgtggcattgtgttgtgtgacaaaactgcacattttagagtggccttttattgtccccagcacacggTGTACCtttgtaattatcatgctgtttaatcagcttcttgatataccacacctgtcaggtggatggattgtcttggcaatCTCTGGGAtctttttcagctcatgaaacatgggaccaacactttacatgttgcgtttatatttgtgttcagtatataAACTTGGTATGCTTATGGTTATTATTTCTTACTTACTTATGCCTTGACACAAGTATAACAGCATGTCCAATACACTCCTACAACCTTCTAGAGAAAACCTCAACCATGTAATGGGTTGTTGAAGGTTTTCAAGGCGTGAAGATCGGAGTTGTCCTGGGGCAACGTTTTGGTCGGAATGAGAGTGGGAAACACATTTATCTTCAGTTGCTGTGAAAACatgagcaagtgtgtgtgtgtgtgtgtgtgtgtgtgtgtgtgtgtgtgtgtgtgtgtgtgtgtgtgtgtgtgtgtgtgtgtgtgtgtgtgtgtgtgtgtgtgtgtgtgtgtgtgtgtgtgtgtgtgagcgtgtgagcgtgtgtatgtgtgtgtgagtaattGTGTGAGGGGTGGAATGGGGTGGAGAGTGCTGGTAGTTGTCGGAAACTCTGAATAACGTGAAGGAAGGAGGCACACGTTTAAATGCAGCTGAGGTGCCCACTTTATGGTGGGGAAAATGCGGAGACCCTGCCAAGCTCGCACCAGGCCCCACTGCTACGTGTATGGAAGGAACATCCTGAAACTGCTACAGGCTGACATTGTACCCTTTCCCATTCACTAACACATGCTCATACATTGCTCATACATTCAACTcgctctctcttacccctctacTCTCCTGTAGTACCCTGTCCTCGCTTTATCTCTCCTACAGACCCTCcatactacagtgtactgcatGTCTAAAGCTCTCCAATAGTGTCTAGATCCTCGGCTCCCTGCCATAGCCTAGTACCATGTTGTACTATGACTGTCCCCGTCCTGTCATCTCTTATCTCCCTTCTCTGGTCTCCAACTTGAGATTCTTCCTCTAATCCCAACTGACGCTCAGACTCTCTCGTCTCCTCGTTCTTATTGTGCCTCTCGGC is drawn from Oncorhynchus keta strain PuntledgeMale-10-30-2019 chromosome 37, Oket_V2, whole genome shotgun sequence and contains these coding sequences:
- the LOC118370201 gene encoding anosmin-1-like — translated: MSLFKSRGVFASLCWWSILFLSVNAKTKREDETRSMNDVYRGRCASRCLSLHSTRIATLSKQSQVENNGSLGWCQNHRQCAKCLEPCKASWDLKSQCRELCERSIPKKHWECVTSCEFLRSVVAVKQGDCPAPEKASGFAAACVEGCEEDRECSAQKKCCSNGCGHTCQPPKNLNKGAPLKPRKELSFEELRSGQMEVSWSSRFNVSAEPVIYVVQRRWNYGIQPSEDAATQWEVVAQTTEEKARLADIRAGRWYQFRVAAVNVHGTRGFTTPSRHIHTKKDPSGPPAPSELRVSNVTFGPGGRAVSVRLRWSIPSDLDVPVHHYKVSWSWATGSTGATAPPKTKRRKMVNGGQSYVELESLRAKRSYSVELQAVSYWGQTPLKSPKATLHFNTQHREEQRPGARPVPISEGLIPDVLDVGTPFYQDGQLQVRVYWQRSTDPTVVRYRVQWVPEYCGHNQTKGVDNIITQEGFASLPGLLFSCKYRVNLQPLGTKGRAQAETTFFFTPSCASIRAKSPKHIACPGQEGTPPPKVLSKAENLTASFMAHKGNVTAVFTWEVSAPLPPRQLHGFQVTWAEVTSASRHNNLPNSLISQSQILPPERNVLVVSGLQLATLYRLEIQVIGAGGEGPATTKTFCTPDISPVLQHRPRLRNHHQHQPNIEALRDQLTRAGQTAQN